In a single window of the Pleurodeles waltl isolate 20211129_DDA chromosome 4_2, aPleWal1.hap1.20221129, whole genome shotgun sequence genome:
- the LOC138293786 gene encoding zinc finger protein 271-like, translating to MFICSDCGQALGSSSSLLAHQEIHREEKPYSGMECDQSFQCSDNLLRHQQTHTGDKPYACNECGISCSASFNHIGHDQTHTGKRPYKCEHSGENFCRTSTLFKHLLTHSGERPFISAECEKGFPQSSDLMKHQAVHKGEKPYAECEKHLNQSESVHKQNHTGKNQYACTEFGKRFKQSTASVRHQTLHKGEKPYTCGECEKRFNHPSTLISHQRVHTGEQPYFCNHCGRKFSHSQALIRHQQLHTGEKPYTCSDCGKNFSQSSILRCHIKIHTGEKPFTCHVCGSNFNRASTLVKHMRTHTGEKPYNCSECGKSFTVSSALVRHKRSHTGEKTQTCSECGKRFFDSCALMSHKRLHTGEKPYTCSDCGKSFTQSSTFMRHCKIHTGERPFICNVCSKSFNRASTLTEHWRTHTGEKPYTCNECGKSFSGSSTLVKHKQSHTLQKQQM from the coding sequence ATGTTCATATGCAGTGATTGCGGGCAGGCTTTGGGTTCGTCGTCATCCCTACTCGCGCACCAAGAGATACACCGGGAAGAGAAGCCATACTCCGGCATGGAATGTGATCAATCTTTCCAGTGCTCAGATAATCTGTTAAGGCACCAACAAACCCACACTGGTGACAAACCATATGCATGCAATGAATGTGGGATAAGTTGCAGTGCTTCATTTAATCATATCGGGCATGACcaaacacacacagggaaaaggccCTATAAATGTGAACACTCGGGGGAGAATTTCTGCCGCACGTCTACTCTGTTCAAACACCTGCTCACACATTCAGGGGAGAGACCATTCATAAGTGCAGAATGTGAAAAGGGATTCCCCCAGTCATCAGACTTGATGAAACACCAGGCCGTACACAAGGGGGAGAAACCATACGCAGAGTGCGAGAAGCATTTAAATCAGTCCGAAAGTGTACACAAGCAAAACCACACTGGTAAGAATCAATATGCTTGCACTGAATTTGGCAAGCGTTTCAAGCAATCAACTGCATCGGTAAGGCATCAAACTTTACATAAAGGAGAGAAGCCATATACATGTGGGGAGTGTGAGAAACGTTTCAATCATCCATCAACTCTTATTTCGCACCAGCGAGTGCACACAGGTGAGCAGCCATATTTTTGTAACCATTGTGGAAGGAAATTTAGCCACTCACAAGCACTCATCCGCCATCAGCAATTACATACTGGAGAAAAACCGTACACATGTAGTGATTGTGGGAAGAATTTCTCTCAGTCATCCATACTTAGGTGTCACATAAAAATACATACGGGAGAGAAACCATTTACATGCCATGTGTGTGGGTCAAACTTCAACCGCGCATCTACCCTTGTCAAACACATGCGAACacacactggagagaagccatATAATTGTAGTGAGTGTGGAAAAAGCTTCACTGTGTCGTCAGCACTGGTAAGACATAAGCGAAGCCACACAGGAGAAAAAACACAGacctgcagtgaatgtggaaagagatTTTTTGACTCCTGTGCTCTAATGTCACACAAACGCTTACACACAGGAGAGAAGCCGTATACATGTAGTGACTGTGGGAAGAGTTTCACTCAGTCATCAACATTTATGAGACATTGCAAAATACACACAGGAGAGAGACCATTTATATGTAATGTATGCAGCAAGAGCTTCAACAGGGCTTCTACCCTCACTGAACATTGGCGAACACACACCGGAGAGAAGCCATATACATGTAATGAATGTGGGAAGAGTTTCAGTGGCTCGTCAACACTAGTAAAACATAAGCAAAGTCATACATTACAGAAACAACAAATGTGa